In Aspergillus fumigatus Af293 chromosome 6, whole genome shotgun sequence, the genomic window GAGCTCCGAACGGAAGCATGTTGTAGCTCTGTGGGTAAGGAGATGTGAAAGCGTATCCGGACTCATGTCCAGAGGCTTGACCGTTCGTCTCCTTGCCCTCCATAGTGAGATCAGATGGTTAACATGCAAGAAGGTTGAGAGacaagagagagaaggaaaaaagcACTTCTCATAGCAGAGACAAGCTCTTATTGTTAAAGCGTCGGGGGAGATGAGCGCCATAGTAACAGAATGTTGGGATGGAAAACCCGCTTTCGATTCAGTATTCATTCATATTCACTATTAGATGCTGTCTCCACAATGAAGTGTTGCCAACATCTATAGGATCAGACGATGAGCTCTGTGAGGAGACAATAAATTATCTAATGAGGCCATCACTGGTGGGCTTAAATGCTTACGCTACATAATGAGCTCTCTATAAAGACATTATAAAGTTGAatgaagaaagagatccCCAAAGGTGGTACCAAGCTCATGAGCTGACATCTGAATCGGATAGCATCTGTAGAGGCTAGTCCTCAACAAGGCAGATGACCAGTGAATGAGGTATCAGCACTCGATGTCTGATATGGCATCCCTCATAATTCACTAGAAGAAGCGTCACCAACCCTGGGAGTACGGGAGTACTTTCAGACGGATATGTTGGGTTTTAGAAGCTAGGGTATTCCATAAAAAATACGGCAGtgacaatatatatatatatgtgacATACtcatggagaaggagatACTAGAGTAGACTTGTTGAGAAATTGGTGAGCTGTACTGGAAAATTTGGCAGGGGTCTAGAGACAGATATAGTGTCGAGATTGGCATGTAACAATTGAGTTTTATGCATTGCTTTATTGCAGTAGAGGCAACCGGGGAGCGAGCCAAGAGAGCCATAGTCCTGATGAATTGCTGTAGATACATGGATGAATTGTAAAAGCGAGCGAGCTCACTGGGGTTTGGTTCAATGGTGGGATTGAGGATCTAAGGAGGGAATAAAGCATCCAGCGAGCTGCTCGGATGTTTCCCTTTAGCAACCTAGATCGCCCGTACAGAGGTTTTCATTGGAGACAGAGGTCAATTCAAGGAAAGATGTAGGTAATGTCAATGATTTTTTAGTCAAACTGTAGCGTGGATTCATTAGAAACGAAGCGGgtgaggagaggagggagtaGTCTCTTACTGGTGTCAAGAACGACTCGGCGACAAATCGAGCACGGGCATTCAACTGTATAACATTAGCCTTGTAGAAGCATCATACAAAGTGAAGGATCTGGGAACATACGAAGAGCTTCATCTCAGATATTTCCTTATCTACTTCCTCCATGAATTGAATGATGAAGTCGACCAGCTTGTGCTTCAACATAGCTTCTGTATGGAAGTTCGTGATCAAGAACGAGATGTCGTATCCCTTGAACAGGTGAGCGACTTGTCCTCTCCGCGGCCTGGATTTCACTTACCTTGACTGGTTTCCTCcgcaagatgaagaaggattCTGCTCGTTGCGTCAAGAATCTGGTAAACTTGTGGACCAGGATGTGCTCAATTTCATCTGCTTGCTTAATTCTGATGCTGACGCGCACACTGTTTACGCTGGGCTCAATCAAGACCTTTTCATTCTCATTCCGAGAAATTGTGAGGGGGTTGAGGAGCAGTTCTGGGGAGCTCTGAGCCTCGATTTCAGGGACATTATGCCTTTCGGAGGTTTGCGAGGCGAAGTTCGAGATTGCAAGAGCAGCGGTAAGCGAGGACCGAACGCATTGAAGGTACGGGCGCAGTGATTGAGACTACCAGATGATCAATATCTGTTTCGCCAGGTATTCAACGGGTACGGCCTACCATAATGGAGATGCGAGGTATTCCACGTCACTGTTGCTGGTCCCCACTCCAAGTGTGTCAACGTTCGGTACCAGCCAGGAATGATGAGTGTCAAGGTTGCACCAATTGACCACGCGCAGATGCAACAGTGTCAGAAAAGCTGGACTAAAACAGGATAAAAGATTGTCCTCAAGCACATGTGCTAGGCAGTCGACTTCAGGAGCCGACGACATCCCGCACGGCTGCTTGGGCGGTGATGTTGTATGTGGttgtttgtcttgtttgtcttgtttgTAACTCCCGCCCCACGCTTCTCTGGAGTCACCTCTTGTCACCTCCATTGGTTATGCGCCACTCCCCCAGCAATCGGTCAAGTGAGCTCATCTGGAAGACCCGAAAAGCATTTGTCGAGCTCTAACAAGATGGCTACAATACCAAGTATGACTATCCGCTCTAGTGAGATGCATTTTGAGTATCTTTGAAGCTAGTACTGATACCATGTTCTCAGTTATCGTGAAGCATCAAGGCAAACGTCATGAAGTCGAGCTCGATCCGTCTGCAAATGGCGAAACGCTGAAATATCAAATGTACTCCTTGACTGGAGTTGAACCCGAGAGACAGAAGATCTTGGTCAAGGGTGGCCAGCTGAAAGATGAGACGCCTTTGTCCGCCCTCAACGCTAAACCAGGTCAGACATTTATGATGATGGGTACACCGTCTGGCGGCCAAGATGCGGTAGACTTGGGACGGCCAAAGGAACCAGTCAAGTTTCTTGAGGATATGACCGAAGCCGAGGCGGCCAGAGCGGAGGGTGCCATTCCTGCTGGTCTACAGAATCTTGGAAATACTTGCTACCTCAACTCTACCCTACAAACCCTGAGGAGCGTCCCGGAGCTTCAACAGGAGCTCCTAAATTACAAGCCCAGCGCGGGCTCTTCAGCGGGTTCAAGACTTTCAGATCTCAGCAGCCTGGGCCTTGGTGGTCTTGGTGCCTCCATGGATCTTGTATCCTCCTTGCGCGATTTGTTCAAGCAGATGTCCGAGACGCAAGAAGGGTTCCCACCACTTATGTTTCTCAATGCTTTGAGAAGCGTTTTCCCTCAATTTGCTCAGAAAGACAGGAATGGTCATGGCTATGCTCAACAAGACGCTGAAGAGGCTTGGTCGCAAATTGTCACTCAACTGCGAAGCAAACTGGTGATCAAAGAGGGCGAAGGAGATTCCGCTACCGAGGTGTCGTTTGTGGATAAATTTCTTGCTGGTCGATTCGAATCGGTCACCGAATGTGACGATCCGGCGGCCAAGGCAGCTGGCGAGGAAGCGACCAAAAGCTCCgacatcttcttcaagctggATTGCCACATCGGCAAAGAGACAAACCATCTGCATGATGGAATACTGGCCGGACTCGAGGAGAAAATTGAAAAGCGATCACCTACGTTGGACCGCGACGCTGTCTACACTAAACGATCCCGCATTGCCCGGCTACCCAAGTATCTGACTGTGCACTTTGTCCGCTTTTTCTGGAAGCGTGAGACCcaaaagaaggccaagatcaTGCGCAAAGTGACTTTCCCTGCCGAATTGGATGTGGTGGAGTTTTGTAcggaggagctcaagaagcagTTGATCCCCATCAGGGATAAGGTACGAGATATTCGGAAAGAAGAGGTCGACGTTGAGCGTGCCCGCAAGCGCCAGAAGCTTGCTCATCAacgggaggaggagctgaagagaGCCGCTGAGTCTGATGCGGGTCTGGAACCcctgcaaaagaagaaagctACGGAGGGGCAAAAAGAGGCTACAAAGAGCGGCGAGCAAGATGGGGACACAGCCATGACAGATGTCTTCAAGTCAGACGCAGAGTACGAGGCCGAGAAGTATGCCTCAATACTCGCTGCAAAGAAGGAATTGGCTGCACTGATTGACCCCAAACTCGCCTCAGATGCTGGTACAAACAACTCGGGCCTCTACGAGTTGCGCGCAGTCATTACGCATCAAGGCGCCAGTGCTGACAGTGGACACTACACGTCATATgtgaagaagcagccaaATGGCAAGGGGGTGGAGGACGGAAAATGGTGGTGGTTCAACGACGAGAAGGTCACCGAAGTGGACGGAGAGAAGATCGAAACccttgctggtggtggtgagtACATCGCTTGTTTCTGTCTATTGCTAGAACTTTGACTTGATATTAAGCAATTTTAGGCGAATCCCATTCTGCACTGATCCTTCTCTACCGCGCAGTTGACTTGCCCACTGCGGAATAAGGCGCTTCAACGCCTACTGATACCAATCGTGCCGTGTCTTCGATCGACTTGATTAAGAAATGAAGTTTAACACATAACGACCACATGAAGCAtcattgaaccaagattTCGCATCGGCTAGACTCCTTCAGTGTTCTCTCTTCCTAGCGTTCAACCTTTTGGTGACTCCCGTGAACATTGCATGCGTGCTATTCTTACGAAGAACCTTTAGATATGTGAACCAAGGGACGTTCCCGAAGGGTTAGATAGTACTTGAGTAACATTTGAATCTGCATAAGGAACAATGGACATCGGTGTAGAAAGTCCCCGTCAAAGTTAGCTCACGTGACTATAACCTCGGCATCAGCGCTTTTGTCCCTCTTGTCCTGAAGGTTGCTTCTGATAAATTGCACTGGAAAGTGGAAACACCATATTGTCTGAACCCCAGCAATACCTATCGCCAAGCGGCGATGTGATTCAGATCATCATGCTCGGTCCTCGCAGAATCTTTCAATCTCG contains:
- a CDS encoding ubiquitin-specific protease UBP6, with the translated sequence MFSVIVKHQGKRHEVELDPSANGETLKYQMYSLTGVEPERQKILVKGGQLKDETPLSALNAKPGQTFMMMGTPSGGQDAVDLGRPKEPVKFLEDMTEAEAARAEGAIPAGLQNLGNTCYLNSTLQTLRSVPELQQELLNYKPSAGSSAGSRLSDLSSLGLGGLGASMDLVSSLRDLFKQMSETQEGFPPLMFLNALRSVFPQFAQKDRNGHGYAQQDAEEAWSQIVTQLRSKLVIKEGEGDSATEVSFVDKFLAGRFESVTECDDPAAKAAGEEATKSSDIFFKLDCHIGKETNHLHDGILAGLEEKIEKRSPTLDRDAVYTKRSRIARLPKYLTVHFVRFFWKRETQKKAKIMRKVTFPAELDVVEFCTEELKKQLIPIRDKVRDIRKEEVDVERARKRQKLAHQREEELKRAAESDAGLEPLQKKKATEGQKEATKSGEQDGDTAMTDVFKSDAEYEAEKYASILAAKKELAALIDPKLASDAGTNNSGLYELRAVITHQGASADSGHYTSYVKKQPNGKGVEDGKWWWFNDEKVTEVDGEKIETLAGGGESHSALILLYRAVDLPTAE
- a CDS encoding actin-related protein 2/3 complex subunit 4 family protein — encoded protein: MSQSLRPYLQCVRSSLTAALAISNFASQTSERHNVPEIEAQSSPELLLNPLTISRNENEKVLIEPSVNSVRVSIRIKQADEIEHILVHKFTRFLTQRAESFFILRRKPVKGYDISFLITNFHTEAMLKHKLVDFIIQFMEEVDKEISEMKLFLNARARFVAESFLTPFD